The genomic DNA CCAATCAAAGTATGCCAAGTACAGAAGTGAACTCAATTGGTTGATATATCTCGTTAGACAGAGGGAGTCTGCAGAACAAAGTAAATTGAGGTAAACTGTGCCTGCTATTGGATTTCACAGCTCTACTTTCTCAGCTCTGTTGCTGTGATGTAGAAATCCCTTTTACCTGTGTGGGTGCACAACGGAGAGCTGTCAAGGCATGGTTATTTATAGGGTAGGCTCTGCTGGCTTTTCCACCAGCCTTCTCCTGTTTTCATCCTCACCCACTGCACACTGTGCCTCCTGCTTGCCTGTGTTctgtacagatgtatttattgaaggAAATAATGGGGAATACACGAcagttgaaatgttttttttatcattactATATTCAAAATACTATACCATCCACTCTTTAAAAGCCCtttcttaataataaaaaaaaacacaataggcCAAAACACATAAAACACGTAAACATGAccaatgcattttattaatataccTTGTGTGTATAgagtttttaattaaagttgTAAAGCAACAAACACCGCCAGtatttataaaataagaaaattaaaaaaaaatcctcaaaGGAGTTAATGACACTAGGAAAGTTTAACAACCTGACAAACATAAAACTGAAAGTGTGAACATTGCAACTAGCGACTCATTAACACATTAGTCAAATTTGCTGACAAGAGGTGATCTAAGTTGCACcttttctaaaaacaaaatgacaccTCAGGCTTTAAAGAACATTCAGGGCCAATAATACTGTTTTGACGGCCTTACATCTTTCCTTTTTCCGCATTGCCTTTCAGGAAGGTCATGCTAGCCATTTGATGATGAGTGAAGTTTATTGTTTATTCCTGTGATCAGCTGAAGCTACAGTTTCCCAGGCTGCGCAGGAAAGGAAACTGCATTTGGGCCGAGGAGGGTGGGTGTGTTCTGTGCGCTCTGACTCATTGTCTGGCCTTCAGAACTTCAGTGGGGCATGAGGGAGAACCGTATATCCTGTCATCACCCCTATTTAGGCTGCCATCCCTTATCCACTCCAACACAGGGTTCTTGTTTTAGGCTTCTCTCTTTTCAAGCAATTCTGTATTTCTTCAACACTAATGTTGTCACCTGACACATGTTGAAAACACAACACTGAGGACTCTCCTCTGAAATGTGAAGCTAATGGAAATCCACATAGTGTTGTCTCTCAAAAATGTAATAtctaaatcaatacatttgtgaagccaacaaaaagtaataaataattagctcagaaaaaaaatatgttttcagcTTTATAACCCAAAGCTGTGTGACTTACGATGAATGATTATACAATCCTGCCCCCCTTGTCGAATGGCCAGTAGCCTCTGTGAGGGTAGCCTGGCTGCCAAATaggcctccctccctcccgtgGATTAGATAGAGGGGGACCCCCCACCAACTTCCAAGTTATAAGCCAGAGAAACTATTGAAAACTCAAAAATGCTGTTAAACAGGGAAACAGTATAAAGTATAAAGCCACagtcatataaatacatatacgaATACTGCATATATAAAAGACAAGAAAGTAAAACCATCTGTCTCACCAATATCAATTCAGCCAGGAGTGAAGTTGAAAATGTCAGATTGTACCTCCTTACACACTGTAATATGGAGGAAAGGGAGATGACCTTTCAGTGACTTTGCTACACACAATTTTGCTCTGGGTCAAGCCATTTTACCCATAATGCATAATGGCACATCTCACAATTCAAAGGGACATTGAATTAATGGAGTTCCAAACTACATCTTCAAAGTCAGACTCTGAAGCCACTTATGAAATGCCAGAAGAAGAAAGTGTTATTGTTAACATTGTGCAAACTTTTTTATTCCTCAGTTTCTATTATGAGTGAAATTTCCTGGGTCCAGCACACACCAAATGTTTATTGCATGCTCTAAAGCTGTGAGAGATTATggactatatacatatatatatacaccgatcagccataacattatgagcactgacaggtgaagtgaataacactgataatcttgttatcatggcacctgtcagtgggtgggatatattaggcagcaagtgaacattttgtcctcaaagttgatgtgttagaagcaggaaaaatgggcaagcgtaaggatctgagcgactttgacaagggccaaattgtgatggctagacgactgggtcagagcatctccaaaactgcagcttttgtggggtgttcccggtctgcagtggtcagtacctatcaaaagtggtccaaggaaggaaaagcggtgaaccggcgacagggtcatgggcagccaaggctcattgatgcacgtgggagcAGAGGCTGGCCggagcgcctacaatgggcacgtgagcatcagaactggaccacggagcaatggaagaaggtggcctggtctgatgaatcacgagttcaaggtgttgacttggcctccaaattccccagatctcaatccaatcgagcatctgtgggatgtgctggacaatcaagtctgatccatggaggccccacctcgcaacttacaggacttaaaggatctgctgctaacgttttggtgccagataccacagcacaccttcagaggtctagtggagtccatgcctcgacgggtcagggctgttttggcggtaaaagggggacctacacaattttaggcaggtggtcataatgttatggctgatcagtatatatatatatatatatatatatatataatggattCGAAATTTCTAGTGAATGTATGTGAGTTGTAAGACACAtttgttaattgttaattgttaattCAGAAAATAGTATTCAAAATGTCAATTTTTCCCATGTTTATGTATTTCCCTATTTATGccattattattcttttgtttgttttgtgtgaaaTCACTTTGagtgacacacaacacaaccaATTACACATATTAAATACTGTAATGAGAGGTTAATTTAGTCTGTGGCACACATCTCTGTGAACTATTAACTTGACAGTAATCAATCCTCTTACCAATCACGTGTTTGCTGAAACAGCACAAAGTCCAAATCAGTGTGAGTATTTTTTCagttaaaatgttattataCTAGGCCAAGGAGCTTTTACTTCCAGAATCTTAACAAACATGGATACCTTTTCAGTATTCCTTAGAGAAATCCCTGGTTGGTTTCTTCTCTTTGGGATTTTTCTTCCAGTTGCATTGCTCTTGATACTCCTTATAGTATATTTGGCATGGAAGCTTAAAGAAGGTATGTTacatattataatatttattagcAAGCGTACTATTCTaacaatgtattttgcattgttttttttaaatcttattcTTATATGTTAAGTGTGTGAATTGACTACAATACTAtgggttataaataaatatctatctatctaatcaCACGACCCAGTTTGTAATTAACCCAATCTCTCTATATATGTAACCTTTTGCTGTGCATTCTGTAGTTTCAGTTAAGAAAACTCTAGTTAAATCTCTTAACGTTTAGCTGTTACATGTTATTGCCAGTAAAAAATTATCACATTTGAATTACGTTTTTAACGTTCAACGTTTGAAATTAATAACAAGACTTAAAGCTTAACTAGCACACTCACCAAAATGATGGCTTTATATGTACATGTGTTAGTacagaattgtataaataatttATCTGTGATTTTACTGTTCTATTCCATCATTTTTGTGACTTTAAAAACTTTACTTTCATCACAATCATGGCCACTAAATATCCCAAAGAAGATCTCTTCTGTCATTAAGGATGTGACATTTCAACACTTACTGGGAAGCAGAAAAGATACATTTGTAGATTGTAGATTTGTCTACAGCAGCAGCTATGTTCAGTGGTACTGTGATCATATGACTCTGTTCACCGGGACACTTTGAGATGGGACACAATTTGAAAGTAGTGTTTAAATGCAGACATTAACGTTTTAATCAGGCATTATTTACACTGTTGCCAATTTGAGTCTCAATGCATTGCAATGACTTAATCAAATAAAGGTTCATAACTGTATTATGTTAATCTATTGAAAGTGTATTTTGTGGCAACTGTAAACCACCCTGGAGACGAGTGtctcctaaataaataaataaataaataaaggtcaaGTCTCTCTAGATCAAATCAGTAGCATTGCAAATAAATCATGTTCAGCTGACCAAAATTCTCAAGGGGTCGAACCAATCATTGTGGTGAGTGCGCTAGTTCCCTTTAGCTTGCTGATGTTTTGAATGCTTAATTTttacaattcaaatattttttacagaatATAGTGGAAGCTACTGAAGCTATTATCACAAGTAGTAGGTAAAACATGtatctttttttaaagtaatccTAGTAGCAATGAATCATGATATTGATTTAAAATTCTCAGGGAAATATCTGAATAAAGCATTAATGTCATGCTGTTTTTCATGAAGATTTAGTCACTATGGTAGTACTTTGGTGGTGCATTAAAGAAAagtgtataaataaaaaatgtagatAAATTAAAATGCGAATCCACCCACATGGATGACATTATCAGAAATTAAGTCCTTGGTTACACTGTAGCTACTACTAATTACAGTGGGGCGAGGAACTGTCACAAACAGTCTATCACGCACTACAGCTACATGTCTGTTAGGAACGGCAGTAGCAACAGGTCCAGTCATCAAGGGAAATGTACCCTTTACAATTTAATATTCAGATCATGTGTTGTGGTTACACAAGCCTGAATATATAACAATGTTGTTTGCCTTTTAATTAAGTGAtcatgtattttacattttaaagaaagcCTTTGCAGTAAGGTAAACATCATAACCTTGGAATAATAAAGACTGCATGGATATTAATGCAATGCAAATCCATTAGAAGCTCTCTTCCAAATGAGATGTCATACAGGTCAGAGGAGTACATTGCACATGTGTCtgaaatatcaaaataaatgccTGACATCTACatacttaatttaaatttaatttgctaTAATTTTTCTCATAGAAATTGATCAATTTAAGCAGTCATTTAAGCCTTCTTGCTCATTCTACAAGTGAGTGGGCATTCAAATTGTGGTTAACCTGGAGACTTTGTGTAACTGAACCTTAACTGGCTAATTTATTTCTTCACAATGAAAATAATGGGAAACAATCCTATTCATACTAATGGTGctaatagtaaaataaaataagagttTTAAACTCTTATGCGAAGTTTTACAATACTAAAGTGTTCATTTTTATAGCATCATTAAAGTAAAGTTCAGGTCCCTTTACACGTCAATTTCTTCCCACATTGTTGATTAATCAATACATCAGTTCTTCAGTTTTAAATGGCAGTTATCTCAGTTCCAGAAAACACCATCCAATAGTcaaaaaacagttgaatgcagcACTAAACAAAAGCTAGAAAAACTGAGGCCAAACTTTATCAGAGGCCTGCTCTTAGTTTGCATAATCATAGGACACAGCAGGCCCATGAAGGGAAAGCTAAGATCCCAGAATATCATGCTAAGTGGGGGCTCCCATGATCACTTTATTAGTACTCATCAATTGTGTTAATACATTGTAAAAGGATTTCTGGAGGCAGCAGTTATTTGACAGGGATTTAGTGCAATAATTATTTTACCAACCAAATGTATTACACATtcctttaatgtatttttttgtgggACCCCTGAGATCAGGGCCCTTGCTACTGTTACTCCCTTTCTCATTCTCCTTAGCACAATAAGTCTGTAGCTGTGATATGTTCACCAGGGTCTCCAGCATTGGTTTGGTTTTGTGGCTGTAATATACAACTGTCAGTGTGACATTTTAATTCAGCACTTATTGTAAAAATTCCCAGAGGAATCCTACAAAGGTGCAGAAAGTTTCAAATCTTTCTAAGGGCACCTTGACAGCTAAAAGAAGGGATTTTACAGTATATTCATGATTTGTCTTTAACTCGCAGTGAATGAAGAATTGGCTCTGGCTCCAGACCCCAGAGAGACCGCTTATGATCTGTGCTTCAGGACAGCAGCATTGAGAGGGAAACGCCGAACGAGGTTCCACAATCATTCCTGACTTGCATCCCAGAAGCAGCCGGCACTCGGCGGATAGGCAGCCTGTCAGAACTGCTAGGGTTCTCTCATCCTGTGAAAGGTAGCCCAGATGACGCAAAGCAAAAACCCTTCGGGAGACTTCAAGAGAGTGACGGTTATGCCTATAAGCTGGATTCCAAAGCACTCTATCTGGCTCACTAATAACTTTGAACTGCATGAATACAATTGTAGCCCTTCCACTTGAGAAATTAGTCAAGCACCAGAAACCTGATTTAAGGTCGGCATAAAAAAACAGTTCAGGCAGCTTTTCCTTTAACTTACTTGCTACGGCAATACTCTCTCAAGGTGACTTATATTAGAGattcattttcaaaagcttttatCACTTTGAAAAGCATCTCTTGACattaaggaaaaaataatacaaaggttttgcattgcatttaaTGAGGTTCATTGATATAGTACTAGACATTTCAGGTGCTTATGATGCAGCAGGGTTTCAAACCGGCATATATTGATGTGGTGCACAGCCTACAATAATAGAAGCAGACAATATTTATTGAATATTGGATAAAAAGTACTCAAGACTGCTGCTATCCAGCTATTGATTGTGTGTAAATTATCAACCACAAGATATTAACGCATGTCAATCCAAATGATAGAACTGAGATAATGAAATTTAATGTTTAAAGAGTTTCTAGCCTGACAGATTCATTGAAAATGTTTGGTCCTCATTATAGATCATTGTAATATAGGCATCATAGTTATGCTTAGCAACAATACATGCTGTAGCTTATATGAACTTATCTTTTGCCAAAGTTTAATACAAAATCGAATTGAATACGTCAGTTTTTAATGTGGGATAGTACTAAATGAGAGAATATAAAAGACTGTAATAGCCACCCCATCCCTAAACCAGAGGGCTCTCAAGGAATGTATAATGGAAATATAACACTGTCCAGATCTTTCTTAAATCTATTTCCAGCTCCCAGAATGATTGATAGCTTAGTATTTAAATGTGCagtatgtgctgtgtgtgagctCTCCTAACAGCCTGTTTGTCAGAGGAATCTATTAGACctatataattatttgtatgaGGCATATTGGACATACAGGAAAAAGTCGAGCAGCACAGACTAATTTACAGGTTGAAACATTTTACACAGATTGATCTAAGGTTCAATAGTTGTGTAGGGGCTCACACTGAATATAGAAGTATTCATTTTATATACATGTAACACTGTGATAAACAAACCAAATCTCCTTGGCTACTTGtatcagtaaaataaaacatgaaatactATGATGTGCTGTGGCTcgattaatgttaatgttagtGTAACTTAATGGGACAACTGAGTGGAATAGTATTTTTTGTAGTTGACAGGACAGGAAAAGAATGAGCGCTCCAGGAGAGAACAACATTAGGACAACATTGAGGCATCTACTGGAGTGagatttacacatttaaatggCTGCATAAAGACAATTTGCAATTGTGCTTTCACCAATCAAAAAATAACGACCCCACAAAAGCCTAAGGAATGTAAGGAGAATTTAAAATATACTGATCTGATGAAATCTTACAATCCTGTTTTTAACTTAAAGCTTGAACTGTAATTTCCAGTTGATTCACAGAAACAGGCAAGCCTGAGCtaattaaaaagaagagaaaaaacaacatgataATTAGAGAATAaacaaacttttattttaacagtgttACAGAAGGtgggacaaacacaaacacaagctgCTAAAAATCTAAGTTCATTTCTGCTATACACTGGGTCATAAAAGCAAATTGACATTGTAATTGGGTTTCAGCAAAGTATGTCATATTTCACAAATTGCTAAGCAAAAGGGAGCAGACCATTATCTACAGGAAAATTTATTTAATGTGTCAAAATAGTTCTGAAAAAAATTAGACAAAATATTTAGAGCAAATGAGCCCAAGAAACAACTATCAGTTTAGACATTAAGACAAAGTGTTTTAAAGATAGCAAAAGTTTTCTACAGATATAAATCAGATAAATTTTGCCAGAAAGTTATGGAAAAGCAAATGTTTAAGCTGCCTAGAGTTGAATTGGTTTGCAGCTGGGAGGTAGATAAAGACACCTCCCAGACATGGAATGTTTGTTGACTGCGTAAGAGAGTATGTTGGCACTGCAGTACAATGTACTGAATGACAGTGCGTCGTCCGTATCTGGTCCCATTCAAATGAACCCAATGAAATGAATCTGCCATTCTTcaggttttaatgtttttattcatgctAATGTCATAACTATATGGTGTAAAGACCACTTCCAAATCTATGTTGGCCATTCAATTATATGTCACAacttacatgttgttttaatcaATATTGTTCTCCCTGTGTAGCGTCTTCAAATAAAACCCTTCTGTACATGCCAGAAATGTATCCACAGTGAATTCTACTTACAATAAAATAGACCACTTAtaaattctatttatttttaataatggtagaaaaaaatgtaaatgcactaaaaataaaatgaaaatgagctAAGAATGTTAAGTggcttttgttttaataaacaataaaaaaggaattGTGTGAAGCACAGACACATTAGACATTTCATCTTGGCCTTGGGGTCATCTTCGGAAGTTGTTCCAGGTAGCCGA from Amia ocellicauda isolate fAmiCal2 chromosome 1, fAmiCal2.hap1, whole genome shotgun sequence includes the following:
- the smlr1 gene encoding small leucine-rich protein 1, with translation MDTFSVFLREIPGWFLLFGIFLPVALLLILLIVYLAWKLKEVNEELALAPDPRETAYDLCFRTAALRGKRRTRFHNHS